In Clostridium sporogenes, one genomic interval encodes:
- a CDS encoding CotS family spore coat protein, translating to MDKLNKSYIKKYNLSLDLFDQYDFIVKDIYPIRNVYIIDTNKGKKILKKVDYTLEELKFIEEIIDYIKIEFGRIMEFEKNIQGDIYTIYKGEMYCLMDLIDGRECQFSNPLDLKISSAALAKMHKASKGFTTNFNKRVLNGKSIEKFKIQKEEMNFLKKMANIHKNKNEFDNLFLSEIDYYIDEISKSINILENSHYYDICKKDDKISICHHDLAYHNILIKEDEAYFIDFDYAILDLKVNDLCNFITKVIKNFGFDISKANIILNSYSDVYSITDKELEVLYGLLSFPYDFYDISKNYYTKRKDWDDEVFLNRLIKKCNYKEDRKEFLKDFRDNLL from the coding sequence ATGGATAAGCTAAATAAAAGTTATATTAAAAAATATAATTTATCCTTAGATTTATTTGATCAATATGATTTTATTGTAAAGGATATTTATCCTATTAGAAATGTTTATATTATAGATACAAACAAAGGTAAAAAAATATTAAAAAAAGTTGATTATACTCTAGAAGAATTAAAATTTATAGAAGAAATAATAGATTATATAAAAATTGAATTTGGAAGAATAATGGAATTTGAAAAGAATATACAAGGAGATATATATACTATATATAAAGGTGAAATGTATTGTTTAATGGATTTAATTGATGGACGAGAATGTCAATTTAGTAATCCTTTAGACTTAAAGATTTCCTCTGCAGCTTTAGCCAAAATGCATAAAGCATCAAAAGGATTTACAACAAACTTTAATAAAAGGGTTTTAAATGGCAAATCTATAGAAAAATTTAAGATACAAAAAGAGGAAATGAATTTTTTAAAAAAAATGGCTAATATCCATAAAAATAAGAATGAATTTGATAATTTATTCTTATCCGAAATAGATTATTATATAGATGAGATAAGTAAAAGTATAAATATATTAGAGAATAGTCATTATTATGATATATGTAAAAAAGATGACAAAATATCTATTTGCCATCATGATTTAGCTTATCATAATATATTGATTAAAGAAGATGAGGCTTATTTTATAGATTTTGATTATGCTATTTTAGATTTAAAAGTTAATGATTTGTGTAATTTTATAACAAAAGTTATAAAAAATTTTGGCTTTGATATTAGCAAGGCAAATATTATTTTAAATAGCTATTCTGACGTATATAGCATAACGGATAAAGAATTAGAAGTATTATATGGTTTGTTAAGTTTTCCCTATGACTTTTATGATATATCTAAAAATTATTATACAAAACGAAAAGATTGGGATGATGAGGTATTTCTAAATAGGTTAATAAAGAAATGTAACTATAAGGAAGATAGAAAGGAATTTTTAAAAGATTTTAGAGATAATCTATTATAA
- a CDS encoding spore coat protein CotS — translation MDSLKKITDISHYLKSKDINIIEDFKDDYRQLNNLSEELVTEQLKVISFFHKNTLGNKSYIRGGIKNKTGIIIEKYKLDLKKTNKYVRNLKDKKSNNTDLEKLILDYMPNYINKAEKVIENIYENGYINLVWRSMERKEICLGKTYFNNIRYNKEIEVIDISKCSYNMIEMDCIELLYKVNKKNSSLNIEKLCKNFCEFESLNDESYKFILYMLSYPYSIIKCCTKYMKEKDLNKEKHYMDRFNKAMKLDSNSFF, via the coding sequence ATGGATTCATTAAAAAAAATAACTGATATTTCTCACTATTTAAAAAGTAAGGATATAAATATAATAGAAGACTTTAAAGATGATTATAGACAGTTAAATAATTTATCAGAGGAATTGGTAACAGAACAATTAAAAGTGATTAGTTTTTTTCATAAAAATACATTAGGAAATAAAAGTTATATAAGGGGTGGGATAAAAAATAAAACAGGCATTATAATTGAGAAATATAAACTAGATTTAAAAAAAACAAATAAGTATGTTAGAAATTTAAAAGATAAAAAAAGTAATAATACGGATTTAGAAAAGTTAATTTTAGATTATATGCCTAATTATATAAATAAAGCTGAGAAGGTTATAGAAAACATATATGAAAATGGATATATTAATTTGGTGTGGAGAAGTATGGAGAGAAAGGAAATATGTTTAGGTAAAACATATTTTAATAATATTAGATATAATAAAGAAATAGAAGTTATAGATATTAGTAAATGTAGTTATAATATGATAGAAATGGATTGTATAGAATTACTATATAAAGTAAATAAAAAAAACTCATCTTTAAATATAGAAAAATTATGTAAAAATTTTTGTGAATTTGAAAGCCTGAATGATGAAAGTTATAAATTTATTTTATATATGTTATCTTATCCTTACTCCATAATAAAGTGTTGTACAAAATATATGAAAGAAAAGGATTTAAATAAAGAAAAACACTATATGGATAGATTTAATAAGGCTATGAAATTAGATTCTAATAGCTTTTTTTAA
- a CDS encoding CotS family spore coat protein: MDKSEIINIVENNYDININSIEKIKNVYKIISDSNKAYAFKIIKYEFNHFLFIISCMKHLQCNNFSKIPEIISNNKGLDYIKIGNFYGYITEWIDDSRQCNYSNPVEVMMAANKLGQLHEKSKNFYITEYMKPRIGWFKWPKTFQTRKDEILDFKKRILNKNKKSEFDNFYISILEDEIERADRSIKNLCETNYLNVMLKQIEDRCFCHHDYANHNILIDSENQIYIIDFDYCMLDTKLHDLASILIRVMKNGKWDLKSAELILNSYREESYIDKEYILIMAAFMEFPQDYWQIGIQYYWEKQPWSEEFFFSKLNRYYADREERQEFIEKFRKINI; this comes from the coding sequence TTGGATAAATCAGAAATCATAAACATAGTGGAAAATAATTATGATATAAATATTAATTCTATAGAAAAAATAAAAAATGTATATAAAATAATTAGTGATTCTAATAAAGCATATGCCTTTAAAATAATAAAATATGAATTCAATCATTTTTTATTTATAATAAGTTGCATGAAACATTTACAATGTAATAATTTTAGCAAAATTCCAGAAATTATTTCTAATAATAAAGGTTTAGATTATATAAAAATAGGGAATTTTTACGGATATATAACAGAATGGATAGATGACTCAAGACAATGTAATTATTCTAATCCAGTAGAAGTTATGATGGCTGCTAATAAATTGGGCCAGTTACATGAAAAGAGTAAGAATTTTTATATAACAGAATATATGAAACCTAGAATCGGATGGTTTAAATGGCCCAAGACGTTTCAAACAAGAAAAGATGAAATACTAGATTTCAAAAAAAGAATATTAAATAAAAATAAAAAAAGTGAATTTGATAATTTTTATATAAGTATATTAGAGGATGAGATTGAAAGAGCAGATAGGTCAATAAAGAATTTATGTGAAACGAACTATCTAAATGTAATGTTAAAACAAATTGAGGATAGATGTTTTTGTCATCATGATTATGCTAATCATAACATACTTATAGATAGTGAAAATCAAATATATATAATAGATTTTGATTATTGCATGTTAGATACTAAATTACATGATTTAGCCAGTATACTTATTAGAGTTATGAAAAATGGTAAATGGGATTTAAAATCAGCAGAACTTATTTTGAATTCTTACAGAGAAGAATCTTATATAGATAAAGAATATATACTTATAATGGCAGCTTTTATGGAATTTCCACAGGATTATTGGCAAATAGGTATACAGTATTATTGGGAAAAGCAACCTTGGAGTGAGGAGTTCTTTTTTAGTAAGCTAAATAGATATTATGCAGATAGAGAAGAAAGACAAGAGTTTATAGAAAAATTTAGAAAAATTAATATTTAA
- a CDS encoding glycosyltransferase family 4 protein, with protein sequence MNISIDGRGINWYKGTGIGTYTKKILTNMIAETHENSFNIYWSGDDYLKFKKHNTNIILTSKKHSRFFEQTYIPYNLNNTKSDIYHIPQNGIGISENINCKIIVTIHDLIPYIMPETVGKGYLNKFLKEMPKIIELSDKIITVSEWSKKDILKFFPMREDKIEVIPLAADSKYKPLNKLYCKDILKRKYGINLPFILYLGGFSSRKNVTSIIKAFEKIYDKLPQEHALVIVGSKKDEGEKLYEFSRKLKISSNIIFTDFVEEQDLPIFYNGCSVFIYPSLYEGFGLPPLEAMSCGCAVIASNITSIPEVTSDCCINIDPLDIDDISNSIENILKNPDLKDRLSKKAFERSMLFSWNKTARNTLNVYNSVLK encoded by the coding sequence ATGAATATTTCCATAGATGGTAGGGGTATAAATTGGTATAAGGGTACTGGTATAGGAACATATACAAAAAAAATATTAACAAATATGATAGCAGAAACTCATGAAAATTCATTCAATATATATTGGTCAGGGGATGACTATCTTAAATTTAAAAAACATAATACTAATATTATACTAACCTCTAAAAAACATAGTAGATTTTTTGAGCAAACCTATATTCCATATAACCTTAACAACACTAAATCTGATATATATCATATACCACAAAACGGTATAGGTATTTCTGAAAATATAAATTGTAAAATTATAGTAACCATTCATGATTTAATTCCTTATATAATGCCAGAAACTGTTGGAAAAGGTTACTTAAATAAATTTCTAAAGGAAATGCCTAAAATAATTGAACTATCTGATAAAATAATAACCGTATCTGAATGGTCAAAAAAAGATATATTGAAATTCTTTCCTATGAGGGAAGATAAAATTGAAGTTATCCCCCTAGCAGCAGATTCCAAATACAAGCCCTTAAATAAATTATATTGTAAAGATATACTTAAAAGAAAATATGGAATAAACTTACCTTTTATTTTATATTTAGGTGGCTTTAGTTCTAGAAAAAATGTTACATCTATAATAAAGGCTTTTGAAAAGATATATGACAAATTACCACAAGAACACGCTTTAGTTATAGTGGGTTCTAAAAAAGATGAAGGTGAAAAATTATATGAATTTAGTCGTAAACTTAAAATAAGCTCTAATATAATCTTCACAGATTTCGTAGAGGAACAGGATCTACCTATATTTTATAATGGGTGTAGTGTATTTATTTATCCCTCCTTATATGAAGGTTTTGGACTTCCACCACTTGAAGCCATGAGTTGTGGTTGTGCAGTTATAGCTTCTAACATTACCTCTATTCCGGAAGTTACTTCCGATTGTTGTATTAATATAGATCCTTTAGATATTGATGATATATCAAACTCAATAGAAAATATATTAAAAAATCCAGACTTAAAAGATAGATTAAGTAAAAAAGCTTTTGAAAGATCTATGCTTTTTTCTTGGAATAAAACCGCACGAAATACCTTAAATGTATATAACAGCGTTTTAAAATAA
- a CDS encoding ABC transporter substrate-binding protein, producing MKKKKLIYIGIIIILIIPVILVILGRYNNTKNFTKDKLVIWGDVKHNQAMNEGVKDFKEKYPNVEVEFYNKNRENMIDEFSKIKDKNSYPNIICLDDKDTKEFGARYYKDVIILNDLMKNTIKDFIPCKRELVKLYDNFIAVPYTVEPVALYYRKDLLEKYNINSKDIKTWDDFIKIGEEIYKKSNGKVKMISFNKRDNSMLEVLLNEKGIYYFDKDSKLQIDQPNYIDTFNILKRIESANIDFDNKGDFKSFVNNNNVVCIPYNSELSNYLISERKKESGKWEIMKLPSFEVGGKNSAITGGTSIVAIKSCKESKDKLSMELIKNIALNKYSLNKGFLNYGQFPSYKPTYEYAKFSENVNYFNEEKIWRIFVDIASKTPNINYTKNYNYVQKVMIDFKKELLNTNDIEKELKSIKIFINSITK from the coding sequence ATGAAGAAAAAGAAACTTATTTATATAGGTATTATTATAATATTGATAATACCTGTAATATTAGTTATTTTAGGTAGATATAATAATACTAAAAATTTTACAAAAGATAAATTAGTTATATGGGGAGATGTTAAACATAATCAAGCCATGAATGAAGGTGTTAAAGACTTTAAAGAAAAATATCCTAATGTAGAAGTGGAGTTTTATAATAAAAATAGGGAGAATATGATAGATGAATTTTCAAAAATAAAAGATAAAAATTCTTATCCTAATATAATATGTTTAGATGATAAGGATACAAAAGAGTTTGGAGCAAGATACTATAAAGATGTAATTATATTAAATGACCTTATGAAAAATACGATAAAGGATTTTATTCCTTGCAAAAGAGAGTTAGTTAAGCTATATGATAACTTTATTGCTGTTCCCTATACAGTAGAGCCTGTAGCATTATATTATAGAAAAGATTTATTAGAAAAGTATAATATAAATAGTAAAGACATAAAAACATGGGATGATTTTATAAAAATTGGTGAGGAAATATATAAAAAAAGCAATGGAAAAGTAAAAATGATATCATTTAACAAAAGAGACAACAGTATGCTTGAAGTTTTATTAAATGAAAAAGGAATTTACTATTTTGATAAAGATAGTAAGTTACAAATAGATCAACCTAATTATATAGATACTTTTAATATTTTAAAGAGAATAGAATCAGCTAATATAGATTTTGATAACAAGGGAGATTTTAAATCATTTGTCAATAATAATAATGTAGTATGTATTCCATATAATTCAGAGCTATCTAATTATTTGATAAGTGAAAGAAAGAAAGAAAGTGGTAAATGGGAAATAATGAAATTACCATCCTTTGAAGTAGGAGGTAAAAATTCTGCAATTACAGGAGGAACTTCTATTGTTGCAATAAAATCTTGCAAGGAATCTAAAGATAAATTATCAATGGAACTGATAAAAAATATAGCATTAAATAAGTATAGTTTAAATAAAGGATTTTTAAATTATGGACAATTTCCATCCTATAAACCAACTTATGAGTATGCTAAATTTTCTGAAAATGTAAACTATTTTAATGAGGAAAAAATTTGGAGAATTTTTGTTGATATAGCAAGTAAAACTCCAAATATAAATTATACTAAGAACTACAATTATGTACAAAAAGTTATGATAGATTTTAAAAAAGAGTTATTAAACACTAATGATATAGAAAAAGAGCTAAAAAGTATAAAAATTTTTATTAATAGTATAACAAAATAA
- a CDS encoding radical SAM protein, producing the protein MKVIKLLQKSAKDKMVKTAAGLLSTNPEKNVDRLFTLIEKTIAKDEDNLKRLKVVEDEYYNNPSTHEFVQNLFKTTDKNCMQKFFTNFFANAVWYGMPKREKLFKEDEIKTPFVILISPSMRCNLRCTGCYAANYSKEDDIPYEEVDRIIEEAREIGIYYFIVLGGEPFFNEYMLDIYEKYNDCIFTPFTNGTLFNEELADRVQKLGNIIPMFSLEGFEKETDARRGKGVFKQVMHGMDLLRERGVLFGVSTATGRNNIDTVISDEFINMLIEKGAKMSWYFIFMPVGEDPDFNLMLTPEQRIYLGKKVRKIRNEKPYFAIDFFNDAPYVGGCIAGKYYCHINSHEDVEPCIFAHFATDNLKNKKLIDVFKSPFFKELRERQPYNDNLLKPCMMIDNPKVIREVASKTGAKPTDKGAEMMLHDEVFKNKLDKLAKDFDPLAEKAWKEDFHEKGNYEMSKG; encoded by the coding sequence ATGAAAGTCATAAAATTATTGCAAAAATCTGCTAAAGATAAAATGGTAAAGACGGCAGCAGGTTTACTTAGTACAAACCCCGAAAAAAATGTAGACAGATTATTTACATTAATAGAAAAAACCATAGCTAAAGATGAGGATAATTTAAAAAGATTAAAAGTTGTAGAGGATGAATACTATAATAATCCATCTACCCATGAATTTGTACAAAATTTGTTTAAAACCACAGATAAAAACTGTATGCAAAAATTTTTTACAAATTTTTTTGCAAATGCTGTTTGGTATGGAATGCCAAAGAGAGAAAAACTTTTTAAAGAAGATGAAATAAAAACACCTTTCGTAATATTAATAAGCCCGTCTATGAGATGTAATTTAAGATGCACAGGTTGTTATGCTGCAAATTATAGTAAAGAAGATGATATCCCTTATGAAGAAGTAGATAGAATAATTGAAGAAGCTAGAGAAATCGGAATATATTATTTTATAGTATTAGGTGGAGAACCTTTTTTTAATGAATATATGTTAGATATTTATGAGAAGTACAATGATTGTATTTTTACACCTTTTACAAATGGAACTTTGTTTAATGAAGAATTAGCAGATAGAGTTCAAAAGTTAGGGAACATAATACCAATGTTTTCATTAGAAGGTTTTGAAAAAGAGACAGATGCTAGAAGAGGAAAAGGTGTATTTAAACAAGTTATGCATGGAATGGATCTACTAAGAGAAAGAGGCGTATTGTTTGGAGTTTCTACAGCTACGGGAAGAAATAACATAGATACAGTCATTTCAGATGAGTTTATTAATATGTTAATAGAAAAAGGTGCCAAAATGAGCTGGTATTTTATATTTATGCCAGTAGGTGAGGACCCAGATTTTAATTTAATGTTAACACCAGAACAAAGAATATATTTAGGTAAGAAAGTAAGGAAAATAAGGAATGAGAAGCCATATTTTGCTATAGATTTCTTTAATGATGCTCCATATGTTGGTGGTTGCATAGCTGGAAAATATTATTGTCATATAAATTCACATGAAGATGTAGAGCCATGCATATTCGCTCATTTTGCTACAGATAATTTAAAAAATAAGAAATTAATAGATGTATTTAAGTCACCTTTCTTCAAGGAATTAAGAGAAAGGCAGCCATATAATGATAACTTATTAAAGCCATGTATGATGATAGATAATCCTAAAGTTATAAGGGAAGTAGCAAGTAAAACAGGGGCTAAACCAACAGATAAAGGGGCAGAAATGATGCTCCATGATGAAGTATTTAAAAATAAATTGGACAAATTGGCAAAGGATTTTGATCCTTTAGCAGAAAAAGCTTGGAAAGAAGATTTTCATGAAAAAGGAAATTATGAAATGTCAAAGGGCTAA
- the larB gene encoding nickel pincer cofactor biosynthesis protein LarB, producing MNTEDIKKLMLDIKNDKISLEEGVNILKDLPFKDLGYAKIDNHREMRVGYPEVIYCAGKTVDQIKGIIEFMLTKENNILGTRATKEAYEEVKKICPEAEYNELARTIVIKKREVKSKDGYIAVVTAGTSDIPVSEEAAVTAELFGNKVERIYDVGVAGIHRLFDKLELIRGARVVVVAAGMEGALASVVGGLVDKPVIAVPTSIGYGANFQGLSALLSMLNSCASGVSVVNIDNGFGAGYLASMINNL from the coding sequence ATGAATACAGAAGATATTAAAAAATTAATGCTAGATATTAAGAATGATAAAATTTCATTAGAAGAGGGAGTAAATATATTAAAGGATCTTCCTTTTAAGGATTTAGGATACGCTAAAATAGATAATCACAGAGAAATGAGAGTAGGATATCCTGAGGTTATATATTGCGCAGGAAAAACCGTAGATCAAATAAAGGGCATAATAGAATTTATGCTTACAAAAGAGAATAATATATTAGGTACAAGAGCTACAAAAGAAGCCTATGAAGAAGTAAAAAAAATATGTCCAGAGGCTGAATATAATGAATTAGCTAGAACTATAGTTATTAAAAAAAGAGAAGTAAAATCTAAAGATGGATACATAGCTGTGGTTACAGCGGGAACTTCTGATATACCTGTTTCTGAAGAAGCAGCAGTTACAGCAGAGCTATTTGGAAATAAAGTTGAAAGAATTTATGATGTAGGTGTAGCTGGGATTCATAGATTATTTGATAAATTAGAATTAATAAGAGGTGCTAGAGTTGTTGTGGTAGCAGCAGGAATGGAAGGGGCTTTGGCTAGTGTTGTAGGCGGTCTTGTAGATAAGCCAGTAATTGCAGTGCCTACTAGTATAGGTTATGGAGCTAACTTTCAGGGACTTTCGGCACTATTGTCTATGTTAAATAGTTGTGCAAGTGGTGTAAGTGTTGTTAACATTGATAATGGTTTTGGAGCAGGATATCTGGCTAGTATGATAAATAATTTGTAA
- the larE gene encoding ATP-dependent sacrificial sulfur transferase LarE produces the protein MNINDKYNNLIKYLKDLKSVAVAFSGGVDSTLLLKVAKEALGDNAISITIVSPYIPKWEIKEAKELVDKIGIKSHFVEVPMLEEIRFNPEDRCYICKKSVFNKIKYLAKEKGIKYIVDGTNADDTKDYRPGMRALKELEVKSPLLENAINKEEIRILSKELQLDTWDKPAYACLLSRIPYNQEIKKEDLVRIEKAEVYMMKLGFRAVRVRSHGNLARIEVPQKERMKLFNERILDKVSKELKELGFKYVTVDIEGYKMGSLNAEIDMK, from the coding sequence ATGAACATAAATGACAAGTATAATAATCTTATTAAATATCTAAAAGATTTAAAGAGTGTGGCAGTAGCTTTTTCTGGTGGAGTGGATAGTACATTATTATTGAAAGTAGCAAAAGAAGCTTTAGGAGATAATGCTATTTCTATTACTATAGTATCACCTTATATACCAAAGTGGGAAATAAAAGAAGCTAAAGAATTAGTAGATAAGATAGGAATAAAATCACATTTTGTAGAAGTACCAATGCTTGAAGAAATAAGATTTAATCCAGAAGATAGGTGTTATATATGTAAAAAAAGTGTATTTAATAAAATAAAATATTTAGCAAAAGAAAAAGGAATTAAATATATAGTAGATGGAACCAATGCAGATGATACTAAAGACTATAGGCCAGGAATGAGAGCTTTAAAGGAATTAGAAGTAAAAAGTCCTCTTTTAGAAAATGCTATTAATAAAGAGGAAATAAGAATTTTGTCTAAAGAGTTACAACTGGACACTTGGGATAAACCTGCTTATGCATGCCTTTTATCTAGAATCCCTTATAATCAAGAAATAAAAAAAGAGGATTTAGTTAGAATAGAAAAAGCAGAAGTATATATGATGAAACTAGGATTTAGAGCAGTAAGAGTAAGAAGTCATGGGAATTTAGCTAGAATAGAAGTCCCTCAAAAGGAAAGAATGAAGTTGTTTAATGAGAGGATTTTAGATAAAGTATCAAAAGAACTTAAAGAGTTGGGATTTAAATATGTTACTGTAGATATAGAGGGATATAAAATGGGAAGTTTAAATGCTGAAATAGATATGAAATAG
- the larC gene encoding nickel pincer cofactor biosynthesis protein LarC, translating to MRRILYYDCFSGISGDMNLGALIDLGVDKEYLLKELAKLNINDEFEIKINKDARKGISGTKVDVILKNLYEHNHEHEHSHEYGHSHEHEHNHKHEHVHKHDHNHRNLININKIIDNSELNNNVKKISKDIFLKVAKAEGKVHNKPLEEVHFHEVGATDSIVDIVGAAICLDYLKVDKVLCSKIQVGSGFVKCAHGTMPVPAPATAEILKDIPMVSSEEIPFEATTPTGAAIVASTVYKFTQNKNFHIEKVGYGIGGKDLSDIPNVLRIFLAENKEQEGNDIEQEEALILECNIDDMNSEIYEYVINKLLHEGASDAYITPIIMKKTRPAAKLTVLCENKLENIMKEIMFKETTTLGIRKYSVEKSMLKRKVEKVNTIYGEVYVKKSYLKGQVLNSKPEYEDCKKIALENNISIKEVYEAVNKHKE from the coding sequence ATGAGAAGAATATTGTATTATGATTGTTTTTCAGGAATAAGTGGGGATATGAATTTAGGGGCTTTAATAGATTTAGGTGTAGATAAGGAGTATCTATTAAAAGAATTAGCTAAGCTTAATATTAATGATGAATTTGAAATTAAAATAAATAAGGACGCTAGAAAAGGCATATCAGGAACAAAAGTTGATGTTATATTAAAAAATTTATATGAGCATAATCATGAACATGAACACAGCCATGAGTATGGACATAGTCATGAACATGAACACAACCATAAGCATGAACATGTTCATAAGCATGATCATAATCACAGAAATTTGATAAATATAAATAAAATAATAGATAATAGTGAGCTAAATAATAATGTTAAAAAGATTAGCAAGGATATATTTTTAAAGGTAGCAAAAGCTGAAGGAAAGGTGCATAATAAACCTTTAGAAGAAGTTCATTTTCATGAAGTTGGTGCAACAGATTCCATAGTAGATATAGTTGGGGCTGCTATATGTTTAGATTATTTAAAAGTAGATAAAGTATTGTGTTCAAAGATTCAAGTAGGATCTGGATTTGTAAAATGCGCCCATGGAACAATGCCAGTTCCAGCACCGGCTACGGCAGAGATATTAAAAGATATACCAATGGTATCTTCAGAAGAAATACCTTTTGAAGCAACTACTCCTACAGGAGCGGCTATAGTGGCTTCTACAGTATATAAATTTACACAAAATAAAAATTTTCATATTGAAAAAGTTGGATATGGTATAGGTGGAAAAGATTTATCAGATATACCTAATGTATTAAGGATTTTTTTAGCAGAAAATAAAGAACAAGAAGGAAATGATATTGAGCAAGAAGAAGCTTTAATATTAGAATGCAATATAGATGATATGAATTCTGAGATTTATGAATATGTAATTAACAAGCTACTTCATGAAGGAGCATCAGATGCTTATATTACACCAATAATAATGAAAAAAACTAGACCAGCTGCTAAATTAACGGTTTTATGTGAAAATAAATTAGAAAATATTATGAAAGAAATTATGTTTAAAGAAACTACTACCTTAGGAATAAGAAAATACTCTGTAGAAAAGTCTATGCTAAAGAGAAAAGTAGAAAAAGTAAACACTATATATGGAGAGGTTTATGTAAAAAAATCTTATTTAAAAGGTCAGGTATTAAATAGTAAACCAGAATATGAGGATTGTAAAAAAATTGCATTAGAAAACAACATATCTATAAAAGAAGTTTATGAGGCAGTTAATAAACATAAGGAGTAA